In the genome of Rhodamnia argentea isolate NSW1041297 chromosome 3, ASM2092103v1, whole genome shotgun sequence, one region contains:
- the LOC115746483 gene encoding brassinosteroid-responsive RING protein 1-like has translation MGFPVCYTDLLLPNLFLRTFSLFAPLRTAVHFLLRLPGLLEPDPTPLQEPESLYSSSVSPSLTLMRELLPVVRFSDLADGCPDPPESACSVCLHDFEADDEIRRLLNCRHVFHWGCLDRWIGYARRTCPLCRAPVVPDEVEGPINERLWAASGVPELHEDSYGDARHGL, from the coding sequence ATGGGCTTCCCAGTATGTTACACCGACCTCCTCCTCCCAAACCTCTTCCTCcgcactttctctctcttcgccCCCCTCCGAACCGCCGTCCACTTCCTCCTCCGCCTGCCCGGGCTCCTCGAGCCCGACCCCACCCCGCTCCAGGAACCCGAGTCCCTCTACTCCTCCTCGGTCTCGCCGTCCCTGACCTTGATGCGCGAGCTCCTCCCGGTGGTCAGATTCTCGGACCTGGCCGACGGCTGCCCGGACCCGCCCGAGAGCGCCTGCTCCGTCTGCCTGCATGACTTCGAGGCGGACGACGAGATCCGGCGGCTGCTGAACTGCCGGCACGTGTTCCACTGGGGCTGCCTGGATCGTTGGATAGGGTACGCCCGGAGGACGTGCCCGCTGTGCCGGGCTCCGGTCGTGCCCGATGAGGTGGAGGGGCCGATCAACGAGAGGCTCTGGGCTGCTTCTGGGGTCCCTGAATTGCACGAGGACTCTTATGGAGACGCCCGTCATGGTTTGTAG